A stretch of Babesia bigemina genome assembly Bbig001, chromosome : III DNA encodes these proteins:
- a CDS encoding protein kinase domain containing protein, putative: MANTKDAARHNATLVEQKGRQQQVIDDLSSSFKRINLEHLSRGSNYDVKGYSSYSHRHAPGSARNEYHKLSHMDRYGKNYVIRDKYTHGYGGMAPPPKFLSANIDSERLKALDFDSSSKTDSINSLCSDINTLSSQRGGIDSGIDDFTDSSEGGNTDAFDCTLSESEDGDAYVVGGYHPVKIGEVYDGRYRIEGKLGWGYFSTVWLATDMRSKPMTFVAIKFQRSAQNHTEAVRDEMSLLKKVRDQVISRSWIRTKRSYRQALGNMYNPTRGVVSFLNSFKVKGPNGTHMCVVLEPMGPNLLSLIKLYKFKGVPMHLIRKITAHVLLGLDYLHRVCGIIHTDLKPENILVTSKLMGRTPVENPDLDDPLRNPDIRPQKLDIPYVKHLIRPSCSDPSCTTSYDTPHALQEAVFRKPYDHIPFKITQPLRNSQAKAAEMAMYHPWVAEYVGYKPTVAGLRKRPVVVKTQQGPMQLKPVDVSFYDNPSAIYKICDLGNACWISHHFTNEIQTRQYRSPEAILQVGYDQSADIWSLACIVFETVTGDYLFDPHGSTSHDRDINHLQLIVELLGPIPRWMLKSSTRFRQYEREINDVKPWPLESVLMIKYKMSPLEAHELSQFLLCMLKTNPKDRLPADTLLHNRWLNGMPSRTSTARL, translated from the coding sequence ATGGCAAACACGAAGGACGCCGCGCGGCACAACGCCACCCTCGTGGAACAAAAGgggcggcagcagcaggtcaTCGACgacctctcctcctcgttCAAACGTATAAACCTAGAACACTTGAGCAGAGGCTCCAATTACGACGTCAAGGGCTACTCCAGCTACAGCCACCGCCATGCGCCGGGGAGCGCCCGCAACGAGTACCACAAGCTTTCCCACATGGATCGCTATGGCAAGAACTACGTCATCAGAGACAAGTACACACACGGGTACGGGGGAATGGCTCCGCCACCCAAATTCTTGTCTGCCAACATCGACTCCGAGCGACTCAAGGCACTGGACTTCGACTCGTCTTCCAAAACGGACTCGATCAACTCCCTCTGCTCGGACATCAACACGCTCTCGAGCCAGCGTGGAGGCATCGATTCGGGCATCGACGACTTCACCGACAGCAGCGAGGGGGGCAACACCGACGCCTTCGACTGCACCCTCAGCGAGAGCGAGGACGGGGACGCATATGTGGTCGGCGGATACCACCCCGTCAAAATCGGCGAGGTTTACGACGGACGATATCGCATCGAAGGCAAGCTGGGCTGGGGATACTTCTCAACGGTGTGGCTGGCGACTGACATGCGCAGCAAACCCATGACCTTCGTGGCCATCAAATTCCAGCGCAGCGCCCAGAACCACACGGAGGCGGTGCGAGACGAAATGTCGCTCCTCAAAAAGGTCCGTGACCAGGTCATCTCCCGTTCGTGGATACGGACAAAGCGGTCGTACCGCCAGGCGTTGGGGAACATGTACAACCCGACGCGGGGTGTCGTCTCCTTCCTGAACAGTTTCAAGGTGAAGGGGCCGAACGGCACCCACATGTGTGTTGTTCTGGAGCCAATGGGGCCCAATCTGCTATCCCTGATCAAGTTGTACAAGTTCAAGGGTGTGCCCATGCACCTGATACGCAAGATCACGGCCCACGTGTTGCTGGGGTTGGACTACCTGCACCGCGTGTGTGGAATCATACACACCGATCTGAAGCCGGAGAACATCTTGGTCACTTCCAAGCTCATGGGACGCACGCCCGTGGAAAACCCAGACCTGGATGATCCCCTGCGTAACCCGGATATTCGGCCCCAAAAGCTGGACATACCCTACGTGAAGCACCTCATCAGGCCGAGTTGCAGTGACCCCAGCTGCACCACCAGCTACGACACGCCGCACGCCCTGCAGGAGGCGGTTTTCCGCAAGCCTTACGACCACATACCGTTCAAGATCACGCAGCCGCTCCGCAACTCGCAGGCGAAGGCCGCAGAGATGGCCATGTACCACCCGTGGGTCGCAGAGTACGTGGGATACAAGCCGACCGTCGCGGGCCTGCGCAAGCGCCCAGTCGTCGTCAAGACGCAGCAGGGACCCATGCAGTTGAAGCCCGTCGACGTATCGTTCTACGACAACCCGAGCGCCATCTACAAGATATGCGATCTCGGAAACGCGTGCTGGATCAGCCACCATTTCACCAACGAAATACAGACGCGGCAGTACCGCTCACCAGAGGCCATCCTGCAGGTGGGATACGACCAGTCGGCTGACATATGGTCGCTGGCGTGCATCGTATTCGAGACGGTCACGGGCGATTACCTCTTCGACCCGCACGGCAGCACCAGCCACGACCGCGACATCAACCACCTGCAGCTCATAGTGGAGCTCCTCGGGCCGATACCGCGATGGATGCTGAAGTCGAGCACGAGGTTCCGTCAATATGAACGCGAGATCAACGACGTCAAGCCGTGGCCGCTGGAGAGCGTGCTCATGATCAAGTACAAGATGAGTCCACTCGAGGCACATGAACTCTCGCAGTTCTTGTTGTGCATGCTGAAGACCAACCCCAAGGACAGGCTGCccgccgacacgctcctgCACAACCGG